A single window of Leishmania panamensis strain MHOM/PA/94/PSC-1 chromosome 35 sequence DNA harbors:
- a CDS encoding hypothetical protein (TriTrypDB/GeneDB-style sysID: LpmP.35.3340) — translation MLRLTGTSWYYRATAELDRLRGMLRGRARLERKVGLKRITFLMRTQTRYRVEYKAHWERAIVRKNVDSAAHEHGSGWQHLRNDLARQNLMLLPRTQQQLAQYEPLAFRAVMELCASRVAPPPPPMTAQVPEEAYATRPEDPLVAHPAARRQLKEAVERMLCAGRSEVLQREGPRATLTWMDAWKEYDVGATTPK, via the coding sequence ATGTTGCGCCTCACGGGCACCTCGTGGTACTACCGCGCCACAGCGGAGCTGGACCGGCTTCGAGGCATGCTGCGCGGTCGTGCACGGCTGGAACGCAAGGTTGGGTTGAAGCGCATTACCTTCCTTATGCGCACTCAAACTCGCTACCGTGTGGAGTACAAGGCTCACTGGGAGCGCGCCATTGTGCGTAAGAACGTCGATAGCGCCGCGCACGAGCACGGCAGTGGGTGGCAACACCTCCGCAACGACCTGGCTCGGCAGAATTTGATGCTTCTGCCTCgcacccagcagcagctggctcAGTACGAGCCGCTGGCATTTCGTGCTGTAATGGAGCTGTGCGCCTCGCgtgtggcaccgccgccgccgccgatgacGGCTCAGGTGCCGGAGGAGGCCTACGCAACGCGCCCGGAAGATCCGCTAGTAGCGCAcccggcggcgaggcggcagctgaaggaggctgTCGAGCGCATGCTGTGCGCCGGCCGCtctgaggtgctgcagcgagaAGGCCCGCGCGCAACGCTGACGTGGATGGACGCATGGAAAGAGTACGATGTGGGTGCGACGACACCGAAGTGA
- a CDS encoding hypothetical protein (TriTrypDB/GeneDB-style sysID: LpmP.35.3320) — MENVQASPCERDDVQTTAATKAANNTGVRRRRMGEVYPIMKNTIYSDEECDVVVLNSWDCGTLFIRYLNGLFQYFVRNPKPMGLILTTAIILLFFKYSQQVVVKAVNAAVRAHPGLEPTDTLRSAVMSFTEELRGLEQVVQTIGWAYMRNSVIGYDISTSADTTFFSLVSSFQSSFTANVKTYVVYTLPRAASTGFTSAHWGQIGCASEDNNSSVCFYVDENGTVRPWNTVTNASDGGPSMSGVYIEGCMPDLLSVATTATKGSTLAASGVWTRASMTCSIFSQKPVRTVTYLLPIAFNAEGYATAMAGIDVSVGLLINSVKVTATPNIELVVVDNRYSASEGGQFVYDSFNESIFWSTSYGVLNAPVSRVRDLAEAIWRENDGTLAVNGSFYLNGLIYQSLTMMSHWTLIASSPLALSVAEVAATLSAFVKESKGIAAAVSGLYHDCEIAATKQQNSITVESFGQIEFAFGIQLHSLYTPYVLAGAEEGSSSSSCASSNATAKNTAPQASLHSSFSSAAAAFSGAGATNNSLHEFSTGSGSVNHVSSSSSAPAQPLVPSSTANDAIAIPVASTDSSGKTMEETVALPATTGRRPVNMFGVDAAWSASGGSAAAATRHKWGVCGCTYSSSTQMTCFYTDSNQLETFFEGSVFSDSAKDKIETRKLSTSLHGTFTKQYIEGNTATAGFWTKPYLRTDTTGNTSVIVSYVYPSVYDSNGYVTRATVLDTTAGWMASTLKVNQHSGTTALYLIDRRDEGTFLASSTAAHAVNAMYTALSTPDPEFDRIASAVYSTAGNTWERSLSLHMGSTLVNYQVLEGQWGVIEVMPGDVALQRYLPTPAVTGATDALRLLPHEETVQLFLYVGSILLVFFLNLLILGCSRLGQQ; from the coding sequence ATGGAAAATGTTCAGGCTAGCCCGTGCGAACGCGATGACGTGCAGACTACGGCGGCAACAAAAGCCGCCAACAACACTGGAGTGCGTCGGCGCAGGATGGGTGAAGTGTATCCAATCATGAAGAACACGATCTACTCTGATGAGGAGTGCGATGTCGTGGTGCTCAACTCGTGGGACTGCGGCACGCTATTCATCCGCTACCTCAATGGCCTCTTCCAGTACTTTGTGCGCAATCCCAAGCCGATGGGGCTCATCCTCACTACGGCGATCATTCTACTCTTTTTTAAGTACTCTCAGCAGGTTGTTGTGAAGGCGGTAAACGCTGCTGTACGGGCGCACCCCGGACTAGAGCCGACCGACAccctccgcagcgccgtcatgTCCTTcacagaggagctgcgcggccTTGAGCAGGTAGTGCAGACCATCGGTTGGGCCTACATGCGCAATTCTGTGATAGGGTATGACATCAGCACCTCCGCTGACAccaccttcttctcgctcGTCAGCAGCTTCCAATCGAGCTTCACAGCCAACGTGAAGACCTACGTCGTGTACACTTTGCCCAGGGCAGCCTCGACTGGCTTCACGAGTGCCCACTGGGGTCAGATCGGCTGTGCCTCCGAAGACAACAACAGCTCCGTGTGCTTCTACGTGGACGAAAACGGCACAGTTAGGCCGTGGAACACGGTTACAAacgccagcgacggcggcccCTCGATGAGTGGCGTGTACATTGAGGGGTGCATGCCTGACCTGCTCTCCGTAGCAACCACGGCCACCAAGGGAAGCACCCTGGCCGCATCGGGGGTGTGGACTCGGGCCTCCATGACATGCAGCATCTTCTCGCAAAAGCCTGTGCGCACAGTTACCTACCTTCTACCCATCGCCTTCAACGCCGAGGGCTATGCGACCGCCATGGCCGGCATAGACGTGAGCGTAGGGCTGCTGATAAATAGCGTGAAGGTGACGGCCACGCCAAACATTGAGCTCGTCGTCGTGGACAATCGCTACAGCGCCAGCGAAGGCGGGCAGTTTGTGTACGACTCCTTCAACGAGTCGATTTTTTGGTCGACCTCGTACGGGGTGCTCAATGCGCCGGTCAGTCGTGTCAGGGACTTGGCGGAAGCGATTTGGCGGGAAAACGACGGCACCCTGGCAGTGAACGGGTCCTTCTACCTGAACGGACTCATCTATCAGTCGTTAACGATGATGTCGCACTGGACGCTGATTGCCAGCTCGCCGctggctctctctgtggcggAGGTAGCTGCCACCCTGAGTGCCTTcgtgaaggagagcaaagGTATCGCGGCTGCCGTGTCAGGCCTTTACCACGACTGTGAGATAGCCGCCACCAAGCAGCAGAACAGTATCACGGTGGAATCGTTTGGTCAGATTGAATTCGCCTTCGGCATACAATTGCACTCACTGTACACGCCCTACGTGCTTGCTGGCgccgaggagggcagcagcagtagctcGTGTGCGTCCTCAAATGCGACTGCCAAAAACACTGCCCCTCAGGCATCTTTGCACTCGTCATtctcctcggcagcggcagcgttcAGTGGTGCCGGCGCCACGAACAACTCCCTGCACGAATTCAGCACTGGCAGCGGAAGCGTCAACCACgtgtcgtcgtcctcgtctgCGCCGGCACAGCCATTGGTGCCGTCCTCCACCGCGAACGATGCCATAGCAATTCCTGTGGCCTCAAccgacagcagcgggaaGACTATGGAGGAGACGGTCGCGCTTCCAGCGACGACAGGGCGTCGTCCGGTGAATATGTTTGGCGTTGATGCCGCCTGGAGCGctagtggcggcagcgccgctgcagcaacaaGGCACAAGTGGGGCGTGTGCGGATGCACCTACTCGTCCTCTACGCAGATGACGTGCTTCTATACGGACTCGAACCAGCTGGAGACCTTCTTCGAGGGGTCGGTGTTCAGTGACTCCGCCAAGGACAAGATCGAGACGAGGAAATTAAGCACCTCGCTTCACGGCACCTTCACGAAGCAGTACATTGAGGGCAACACGGCCACTGCAGGGTTCTGGACAAAGCCGTACCTCCGCACCGATACCACCGGAAACACGTCTGTCATCGTGAGCTACGTGTACCCAAGCGTATACGACAGCAACGGCTACGTGACGCGCGCTACCGTTCTTGATACAACCGCAGGGTGGATGGCGAGCACCCTAAAGGTGAATCAGCATAGCGGGACGACAGCGTTATACCTGATCGATCGACGCGACGAGGGCACCTTCCTGGcatccagcaccgccgcgcacgCGGTGAATGCGATGTATACCGCGCTGAGCACGCCAGACCCGGAGTTCGACCGGATCGCGAGCGCCGTGTACAGCACCGCCGGCAACACCTGGGAGCGATCGTTGTCGCTCCACATGGGATCAACCTTGGTAAACTACCAGGTCTTGGAGGGCCAATGGGGCGTCATTGAGGTTATGCCGGGGGATGTGGCGCTCCAGCGCTATCTGCCCACTCCGGCGGTGACCGGCGCCACAGACGCACTGCGTCTGCTGCCACACGAGGAGACGGTGCAGCTGTTCCTCTACGTTGGTagcatcctcctcgtcttctttCTGAACCTGCTCATTTTAGGCTGCAGCCGACTGGGTCAACAGTGA
- a CDS encoding oxidoreductase, putative (TriTrypDB/GeneDB-style sysID: LpmP.35.3300) has protein sequence MKKAYDIIVIGAGAAGCAAARNCALQHPSASIALIEQGGRAAVPQVIRVPVMQPYITSTRAARPFLQTLTCVAEDNLASRSLVYTRGRGLGGSCLCNDMKYMRGTRKDYEGWADASWTYDTLLPVFKSLEANSRGGSRDHGEAGPLQVTDAQRSNIDSSMNVRFFEACEAAGVPGTNDLNTGKTDGFSAMQSYIDGGARVQAFDTLIEGTQHRTPNLDLLVNTFADRIHCKGGKVRAVEVAHRGDKMVLEVKHVVVCAGTLRSPLLLQRSGIGAEGTVLDAPAVGQNLITTSAADVVFCIGNAVNVYSKSISWRNSKYLYQQWREYKENRTGVFSAFVEGAAYVRSHPQQDSPDLSLLFFRTPQMGTANWARCWPIDGFTMRVTHHYPSSRGEVRYDSDKDTTLIRSGMLSTREDVLAMDEGVQWVGLLTTRDGTLRSVYHVDENGRHVSPFWSYNAVLRHPRGGLDTQRDTAAFLAEHVKSGGDLYGTCAMGTVVDSQLHVKGIDGLLVADSSVVPVPTVASSSTIGSAIGARVASFIQ, from the coding sequence ATGAAGAAGGCGTACGACATCATCGTAatcggtgctggcgctgcgggtTGTGCGGCCGCGCGCAACTGCGCTTTACAGCACCCTAGTGCCTCCATCGCCCTCATCGAGCAGGGTGGCCGCGCGGCTGTTCCGCAGGTGATTCGAGTGCCAGTAATGCAGCCCTACATTACATCAACGCGGGCGGCAAGGCCGTTTCTACAGACGTTGACATGCGTCGCGGAGGACAATCTAGCCAGTCGCTCTCTGGTGTACACGCGTGGCCGTGGCCTTGGCGGTAGTTGCCTTTGCAATGACATGAAGTACATGCGCGGCACTCGAAAGGACTACGAAGGATGGGCTGACGCCTCCTGGACCTACGACACGCTGTTGCCAGTGTTCAAGAGTCTGGAGGCGAATTCGCGCGGTGGTTCGCGCGACCATGGTGAGGCCGGTCCCCTGCAAGTAACggatgcgcagcgcagcaacatTGACTCGAGCATGAATGTGCGGTTTTTTGAAGCCTGTGAGGCAGCGGGAGTGCCTGGGACAAATGACCTCAACACTGGTAAGACGGATGGCTTCTCAGCCATGCAGTCCTACATCGATGGAGGTGCGCGCGTACAAGCCTTTGACACGCTAATTGAGggcacgcagcaccgcaccccAAACCTCGATCTACTGGTCAACACTTTCGCTGACCGCATCCACTGCAAGGGTGGAAAGGTGCGCGCCGTGGAGGTTGCGCACCGCGGAGACAAAATGGTGCTTGAAGTTAAGCACGTTGTCGTGTGCGCTGGAACGCTGCGCAGtcccctcctgctgcagcgcagcggcatcggTGCGGAAGGTACCGTACTGGACGCCCCGGCGGTTGGGCAGAACTTAATCACCACAAGCGCCGCTGATGTCGTCTTTTGCATTGGCAACGCAGTCAATGTCTACAGCAAGTCCATCAGCTGGCGTAACTCGAAGTATCTGTACCAGCAGTGGCGCGAGTACAAGGAAAACCGCACCGGCGTGTTCAGCGCCTTCGTCGAGGGTGCTGCGTACGTGCGGTCGCACCCGCAGCAAGACTCGCCGGAtctgtctcttctcttctttcgcACTCCACAAATGGGGACGGCGAACTGGGCGCGCTGCTGGCCGATCGACGGCTTCACAATGCGAGTGACGCATCACTACCCGTCGAGTCGCGGCGAGGTGCGCTATGATAGCGACAAGGACACCACGCTCATTCGAAGCGGGATGCTCTCGACAAGAGAGGATGTGCTGGCCATGGATGAGGGAGTGCAGTGGGTGGGACTGCTGACTACGCGTGACGGCACGCTGCGGTCAGTGTACCATGTCGATGAGAACGGACGGCATGTGAGCCCGTTCTGGTCCTACAACGCGGTACTACGTCACCCCCGCGGCGGCCTCGACACACAACGCGACACAGCCGCCTTCTTGGCGGAGCACGTGAAGAGCGGCGGAGATCTCTATGGAACCTGCGCCATGGGCACCGTGGTGGACAGCCAGCTGCACGTGAAGGGGATTGACGGGCTGCTTGTGGCGGACAGCAGCGTGGTGCCTGTGCCCACagtggcgagcagcagcacgattGGCAGTGCCATCGGTGCTCGCGTCGCTTCCTTCATTCAGTGA
- a CDS encoding hypothetical protein (TriTrypDB/GeneDB-style sysID: LpmP.35.3330), with translation MVLTTSPDVGEPLISLAVYCPLLCADKEERGADNILFYFPPDTHLNSQMNQVGFCIAISSLAPRFGVHSSRLQTIRKQRSSVCLLSPAEDLWVSAHVRGGNEAALTTHHLLQLSCALFELLYSADTMGLLTLPTIENSRTKGSPTLSGSSTSSNPAAEQAATSDTAARAALRSFFTRCATFISSVLSAQCKARTGETEPTSRSAAAMSAQDWAHYLSAEASFGLPLRFVSNRELSSLQLGRVEEVVRHILWQRAGCYAAAPDGDTPSLLSRNHVRYCIFNLPQLHVVVADSQLPRIVVQVLRYYLVLHAPIVCTSFQCYVQPDGLCNVAVWLDGNVVVVLVESHDDLSANVGGRAVSSALLEHASIIGAKVRQLLSKSAAGATTVEAKDAYWLSTHSVTAHQMYYKSTVKPSIAASNGLVAHWRFRGAVVEGTPLRHVVPGLIEYVQTLVYWTKLHLPSSTLTSVLECWTRWNSLWLYLRFANSTVTVLAWQQQQQQQQQSSVSVRQLAYEVQRLLLLAP, from the coding sequence ATGGTCCTCACCACGTCGCCAGATGTCGGGGAACCGCTCATCAGCCTCGCCGTTTACTGCCCGCTGCTCTGCGCTGACAAGGAGGAGCGCGGGGCGGACAACATTCTCTTCTACTTCCCACCCGACACGCACCTCAACTCGCAGATGAACCAAGTGGGCTTCTGCATCGCCATCAGCTCCCTCGCACCTCGCTTTGGGGTACATTCCAGCCGGCTTCAGACGATCcgaaagcagcgcagcagtgtcTGCCTACTGAGCCCAGCGGAGGACCTGTGGGTGAGTGCACATGTACGTGGCGGCAACGAAGCCGCACTCACCACGCACCACCTACTACAGCTCAGCTGTGCCTTGTTTGAACTGCTTTACAGTGCGGACACAATGGGGCTTCTCACCTTACCCACCATCGAAAATAGCAGAACGAAAGGCTCACCAACGCTCTCCGGCAGCTCAACCTCCTCGAACCCAGCGGCAGAGCAGGCGGCCACCTCTGACACTGCGGCACGCGCGGCGTTGCGGTCCTTCTTCACCAGATGCGCCACCTTCATCTCGAGCGTTTTGTCAGCACAGTGTAAGGCGCGCACTGGTGAGACAGAACCGACTAGTCGGTCAGCGGCTGCCATGTCAGCACAGGACTGGGCTCACTACCTCTCCGCTGAAGCGTCTTTTGGACTCCCGCTGCGCTTCGTGAGCAACCGCGAGTTGTCTTCACTGCAGCTGGGACGCGTCGAGGAAGTGGTGCGGCACATTTTGTGGCAACGTGCGGGTTGCTATGCAGCCGCGCCCGATGGTGACACACCGTCGTTGCTGAGCCGTAACCATGTACGCTACTGTATCTTTAAtttgccgcagctgcacgtaGTCGTGGCAGACAGTCAGCTGCCTCGTATTGTGGTGCAGGTCTTGAGGTACTACCTTGTCCTGCATGCACCGATCGTTTGTACTTCGTTTCAGTGCTATGTGCAGCCGGACGGGCTGTGCAACGTGGCTGTCTGGTTGGATGGAAACGTAGTCGTTGTACTAGTCGAAAGTCATGACGACCTGTCAGCTAACGTGGGCGGGCGAGCAGTGTCCTCGGCTCTGCTGGAGCACGCCAGCATCATTGGCGCCAAAGTGCGCCAACTGCTTAGCAAATCAGCGGCTGGGGCCACCACAGTGGAGGCGAAAGACGCCTACTGGCTCTCCACACACAGTGTGACAGCACATCAGATGTACTACAAGTCGACTGTAAAACCGTCAATTGCGGCATCGAACGGCCTCGTTGCACACTGGCGCTTTAGGGGTGCTGTGGTAGAGGGGACACCTCTCCGCCACGTGGTGCCCGGCCTCATCGAGTACGTGCAAACACTAGTGTACTGGACAAAGTTGCACCtaccctcctccaccttgaCCAGCGTGCTGGAATGTTGGACGCGCTGGAACTCGCTCTGGTTGTACCTGCGCTTTGCCAACTCCACAGTAACTGTTCTTgcttggcagcagcagcagcagcagcagcagcagtcctcGGTGAGTGTTCGCCAGCTTGCTTACGAGGTGCAACGTCTCCTCCTATTAGCGCCGTAG
- a CDS encoding hypothetical protein (TriTrypDB/GeneDB-style sysID: LpmP.35.3310), whose amino-acid sequence MDSLYFISKAQFHQLATHISLYHEDMSAGYKHLSTDALMAVGLKPHKFTYWNVPMMSGYLGKTVPLDIHGGYVMIDEEKVMPMATSYGMLRYALLTSAVRAKEGGRWRYDFMTMNVTLAAGSAAGFGLLSFGRKRIGWMRHHPIGSVMVSFAACLTTTVIARQGIKELGIGIVQAQNSHKKALNNLHCVDCLEDVNTYTLNQIEELKAQQIPQQPGMPPPPEEYVKRFKKGVEMQCKLLETDMDEVRLIRKWARGSLCDVHQHLREDPTGYKEPHGIALLASDHARAAERPPLATEPDDAKRTSAKK is encoded by the coding sequence ATGGACAGTCTCTACTTCATTAGCAAGGCGCAGTTCCACCAGCTCGCTACGCATATCTCTCTCTACCATGAGGACATGTCCGCCGGCTACAAGCACCTCAGCACAGATGCCTTGATGGCGGTGGGGCTGAAGCCGCACAAGTTCACGTACTGGAACGTGCCCATGATGAGTGGGTACCTCGGCAAAACGGTGCCGCTCGACATCCACGGTGGGTATGTGATGATcgacgaggagaaggtgaTGCCGATGGCAACGAGCTACGGCATGCTACGCTACGCCCTCCTGACCAGTGCGGTGCGCGCCAAAGAAGGCGGACGATGGCGGTACGACTTCATGACCATGAACGTCACCCTCGCCGCCGGCTCTGCAGCTGGGTTCGGTCTCTTGTCGTTTGGCCGAAAGCGCATTGGCTGGATGCGGCATCACCCAATCGGCTCTGTCATGGTGAGCTTTGCCGCCTGCCTCACCACCACAGTGATCGCCCGCCAGGGTATCAAGGAATTAGGCATCGGTATTGTTCAGGCACAAAATAGTCATAAGAAGGCGTTGAATAACCTGCACTGTGTCGACTGTCTCGAAGACGTTAATACGTACACGCTAAACCAGATCGAGGAGCTCAAGGCCCAGCAGATCCCACAGCAGCCAGGcatgccaccgccgccggagGAGTACGTGAAGCGCTTCAAGAAAGGCGTAGAGATGCAGTGCAAGCTGCTCGAGACCGACATGGATGAGGTGCGCCTCATCCGTAAGTGGGCGAGAGGATCGCTGTGCGATGTCCATCAGCACCTCCGCGAAGACCCGACGGGCTACAAGGAGCCGCACGGGATCGCGCTTCTCGCCTCGgaccacgcacgcgcagctgagcggccgccgctggcgacAGAGCCTGACGATGCCAAAAGAACATCAGCAAAGAAGTAG
- a CDS encoding 60S ribosomal protein L22, putative (TriTrypDB/GeneDB-style sysID: LpmP.35.3350): MVAVRAKVGSRSYVRQKQLVKGKKVFKIDCSIPAADGIFSEDVLGNFEQFFHDNTKLNGRKGKLSDKVRLSMNDNVLTITTTMAYRKKYFKYLTKKFLKKKDLRDWIRILATGKGTYQLKYFNIQDQEE, encoded by the coding sequence ATGGTTGCCGTTCGCGCGAAGGTTGGCTCCCGCAGCTACGTCCGCCAGAAGCAGCTGGTCAAGGGCAAAAAAGTGTTCAAGATCGACTGCAGCATTCCGGCCGCCGACGGCATCTTCAGCGAGGATGTGCTTGGCAACTTCGAGCAGTTCTTCCACGACAACACGAAGCTGAACGGCCGCAAGGGCAAGCTGTCTGACAAGGTCCGCCTGTCGATGAACGACAACGTGCTaaccatcaccaccacgaTGGCGTACCGCAAGAAGTACTTCAAGTACCTCACCAAGAAGTTCCTCAAGAAGAAGGACCTGCGCGACTGGATCCGCATCCTCGCCACCGGCAAAGGGACGTACCAGCTGAAGTACTTCAACATCCAGGACCAGGAGGAATAA
- a CDS encoding hypothetical protein (TriTrypDB/GeneDB-style sysID: LpmP.35.3290) — protein sequence MSSYAELLQTCAEFQENFSALTGKYNALSLELKNAKAMCERKQQQLDEAAAREEQQRKQLLELKKEAEDAATFRERYHAAVVTIEHLKSQVARAHQKASDTSLEHDQEVQQLKQQLEDMIRRVETAADGQRLRESQRQALELEERCATINAQLLEDRERHSQQLLTAHNALREQQSRNLELEQRYRTMEADVAEMREAVRRSTELQNEAVLLKERFSTAATVAQHQVEELRADAEEVRRRLTQLKEDHQAQMDQLAQDATEIRNELQERVVSLTADLSTAQRNLAEERALHRQVQASAEEQVAQVRNASVVETSALRRAQAALKEENTRLQWRLEKMNSELRDEQQALQAVQARHDSLAAKLQQSQSQLDTAAQQEAWLTCERQSVADQLAVARQQLDALNKALMHHEEVTLQVQQLTMRLANATEEAQNHRHAAQMCESQLREMEEASALKVRELRRELKAYKKQRASEAARADRLRRKLMTALIEKDAGLYRASRLTGHAIPLAEGEPATIPASSAVLPESAYRNVISMLRNQSQQAEELHTRLVQLAR from the coding sequence ATGTCATCCTACGCTGAGCTCCTGCAGACATGCGCAGAGTTCCAGGAGAACTTTTCCGCCTTGACTGGCAAGTACAACGCTCTCTCACTGGAACTCAAGAACGCCAAGGCAATGTGTgagcgcaagcagcagcagctagacgaggcagcggcgcgtgaagagcagcagcgcaaacAGCTTTTAGAGCTgaagaaagaggcagaggacgCCGCTACGTTTCGAGAGCGATACCACGCAGCTGTCGTGACGATAGAGCACCTCAAGTCCCAAGTCGCTCGTGCGCATCAAAAGGCATCGGATACGTCGCTGGAACATGACCAAgaagtgcagcagctgaagcagcagctggaggacaTGATCAGGCGTgtggagacggcggcagacGGGCAGCGGTTGCGCGAATCGCAGAGGCAAGCGTTGGAATTAGAGGAACGGTGCGCCACCATCAATGCCCAGCTACTGGAGGATCGGGAGCGGCAcagccagcagctgctgacaGCCCACAACGCACTGCGCGAGCAACAGAGCCGCAACCTCGAATTGGAGCAGCGCTACCGTACCATGGAGGCGGATGTGGCAGAGATGCGggaggcagtgcggcgcTCAACCGAGCTGCAAAACGAGGCGGTTCTGCTCAAGGAGCGCTTCtcgaccgccgccacggtggcgcagcatcaGGTAGAGGAGCTTCGCGCGGACGCGGAAGAGGTCCGCCGCCGGCTCACTCAGCTCAAAGAAGACCACCAGGCGCAGATGGACCAGTTAGCGCAGGATGCAACAGAGATACGAAACGAGTTGCAGGAGCGCGTGGTGTCTCTCACGGCAGACCTCTCCACAGCACAGCGCAATCTGGCGGAGGAAAGAGCTCTTCACCGTCAGGTGCAAGCGAGTGCAGAGGAAcaggtggcgcaggtgcgcaaCGCATCAGTGGTGGAAACGAGCGCACTGCGTCGCGCGCAGGCCGCCCTCAAGGAGGAGAACACGCGACTTCAGTGGCGTCTCGAGAAGATGAATAGCGAGCTACGCGATGAACAACAAGCTctgcaggcggtgcaggcgcGCCACGATAGCCTGGcggcgaagctgcagcagtcccAGTCTCAGCTGGACACCGCTGCCCAGCAAGAGGCGTGGTTGACCTGTGAAAGACAGAGCGTTGCCGACCAGCTGGCCGTCGCTCGACAGCAATTGGATGCGCTCAACAAGGCGCTCATGCATCACGAGGAGGTAACACTGCAGGTACAGCAGCTGACCATGCGCTTGGCGAACGCGacagaagaggcgcagaacCATCGGCATGCTGCCCAGATGTGCGAATCACAGCTGCGTGAAATGGAGGAAGCCTCTGCGCTCAAGGTGCGAGAGCTGCGACGAGAGCTGAAGGCGTACAAGAAGCAGCGCGCCAGCGAGGCGGCACGGGCCGATCGTCTGCGCCGCAAGTTGATGACCGCCCTGATAGAAAAAGACGCAGGGCTGTATCGCGCCTCCCGACTCACTGGGCACGCCATCCCACTTGCTGAGGGTGAGCCGGCCACCATTCCAGCCAGCAGTGCGGTACTCCCGGAGAGCGCTTACAGAAATGTTATTAGTATGCTGAGAAACCAAAGCCAACAGGCAGAGGAGCTGCATACTCGTCTCGTGCAGTTGGCCCGGTGA